The Geothrix oryzae DNA window GCGGCTTCCTCATCCCCAAGCCCGACGACCGGAAGCCCATCGATGGCGCCCTGCTGCGCCGGACTGCGGCCCGGATCGCCCCCCTGCTGGCGGATTCCGCGATCTGGGAGGCCCAGCGGACCAGGGCCCACGCCTTCGGCACGACCCTGACCCGCGATTACGATGCCGCATCCCGGTTCCGCGAGGCGGTGGCGGCATGGCTGTGATTCCCGACCGCGCCACCTGGGTACGCTTCCCGCGGTTCGTGGGCGATGCCGCCATGCAGCTGCCTGTGCTGCGCCTGCTGCGGGAGCTGGATCTCGGCCCCATCGTCGTCTGGGGCCCGAAGACCACCGTGGGCCTGGTGGCGGACACCTGGTTCTGCGACGCGGCCCTGCCCGACGAAGGCAAGCCCGGTCCCTTCGAGATGGCGCGCATCCTCCGGAACCACCGCGCGGCCCGCAGCATCCACTTCCCGAAGTCCCTGCGGCCGGCCCTGGCCGCCTGGCTGGCCCGGGTGCCCGAGCGCATCGGCGTGGACGAGAGCCTGGCGGGCCTCTTCAACACCCACAGCGGCCCCTTCTGGGACGCGGAGGGCCCCTTCCTGCTCCGCTACCACGCCGTGCTGAAGCGGCGCTGGCCGGACCTGCCCCCCATGCCCTATGCCGACTTCGATCCGGCCGTGGCCATCGACAAGCCTGCGGAGCGCTACCTCTGCCTCATGCCCGGCTCGACCTGGCCCTCCAAGGCCTGGCCCGTGGACCACTACCGGACCCTCCTCCTGAAGGCCCGCTCCGAAGGCTATGCCGTGGCCGTGCTGGGCTCGCCGGACGAGGCGGCCACCTGCGCGGCAGTGGCGGGACGCGAAGGCCTCGACCTCTGTGGAAAGACCACCCTGAAAGAGGCCGCGGCCTGGATGCGCGGAGCGACGGCCGTGCTGGGCAACGACTCGGGCCTGAGCCACCTGGCCGCCGCCTGCGGGGCGCCCGTGCTGGCCCTCTACGGCGCCACGGACCCCGGCGGCTCCACCCCCTGGGGACCGAAGAGCCGGGGCCTCCGGAAGGAGGGCGTCCCCTGCGCGCCCTGCTTCAAGCCGGCCTGCTTCACGCCGGGCCACCCTTGTCTGGCGGGCATCGGGCCGGACCAGGTCTGGGCGGAACTCCAGGGCCTGATAACCGGATAGAATCAGCATTCACCTCCGAGGTCCCGCATGGTCCGTCGCCTTCTCC harbors:
- a CDS encoding glycosyltransferase family 9 protein; protein product: MAVIPDRATWVRFPRFVGDAAMQLPVLRLLRELDLGPIVVWGPKTTVGLVADTWFCDAALPDEGKPGPFEMARILRNHRAARSIHFPKSLRPALAAWLARVPERIGVDESLAGLFNTHSGPFWDAEGPFLLRYHAVLKRRWPDLPPMPYADFDPAVAIDKPAERYLCLMPGSTWPSKAWPVDHYRTLLLKARSEGYAVAVLGSPDEAATCAAVAGREGLDLCGKTTLKEAAAWMRGATAVLGNDSGLSHLAAACGAPVLALYGATDPGGSTPWGPKSRGLRKEGVPCAPCFKPACFTPGHPCLAGIGPDQVWAELQGLITG